One stretch of Acidobacteriota bacterium DNA includes these proteins:
- a CDS encoding methylated-DNA--[protein]-cysteine S-methyltransferase, translating to MPSLAVSTLESPIGGIKIHCSDSGVRKLEIRWNRESVQFGEFGKNRKSVKPSGATVQANKGRTSATRIAALAARELKEYFAGQRRNFSVPMDVEGTPFQKKVWKALNGIPYGEVISYGQIARRIGNAKASRAVGTANGANPVAIIVPCHRVIAGDGTLGGYGGGLTNKSYLLTLEQSASKS from the coding sequence ATGCCTAGCCTAGCCGTCAGCACCCTGGAATCACCCATCGGAGGGATCAAAATTCACTGCTCGGACAGCGGGGTGCGGAAGCTTGAAATCCGCTGGAACCGTGAAAGTGTGCAATTTGGTGAATTTGGAAAAAACCGCAAATCTGTCAAGCCATCCGGCGCCACTGTTCAGGCGAATAAAGGGCGAACTTCGGCGACCCGCATCGCGGCACTGGCGGCGCGCGAGTTGAAGGAATATTTCGCCGGGCAACGGCGCAACTTTTCCGTTCCTATGGACGTGGAAGGCACCCCATTTCAGAAGAAGGTCTGGAAGGCGCTCAACGGAATTCCTTACGGTGAGGTCATCTCCTACGGACAGATCGCGCGCCGCATCGGAAATGCCAAGGCGTCGCGCGCGGTGGGCACGGCCAACGGAGCAAATCCCGTGGCGATTATCGTCCCCTGTCATCGAGTGATTGCCGGAGACGGCACGTTGGGAGGATACGGCGGGGGACTCACTAACAAGAGTTACTTACTCACTCTGGAACAGTCAGCGAGTAAGTCATAG
- a CDS encoding alcohol dehydrogenase, translating into MINMSVLPKASRAAVLRKAKEPVEIREIEILPPEPGAIVVKVEAATICGTDVHIWHGDLVPEWPVGMGHEMTGRIVALGESVGADAKDGVIRDAADQPLAIGDRIVWAYPWCGKCYYCTIARQPTLCPNARMNGWRSAEKYPYLCGGFADYCYVLPDCRPVKAPTDMDAAVVSSATCALRTVMHAFERLDQYGGIGVQPSIAVLGTGPVGLYSVAAALVAGASQVISIGAPERRVELAKKWGAAHVINIDDMKDGRERIDTVKKLTGGRGADIVIEAAGPPSAFEEGLEMVRRGGRFLVIGTTATRNVQISPRRINKDMVEIIGVISAHVGHFHKAMQFLQSNRARFDFSEMISNRYALKDVNDALENMAALREIKPAIIPSMG; encoded by the coding sequence ATGATCAACATGAGTGTGCTACCCAAAGCAAGTCGCGCCGCCGTGTTGCGCAAGGCCAAGGAGCCGGTGGAGATTCGCGAGATAGAAATCCTCCCGCCCGAGCCCGGCGCAATCGTGGTGAAGGTGGAGGCCGCGACCATCTGCGGCACGGACGTGCATATCTGGCACGGCGACCTCGTCCCGGAATGGCCTGTGGGCATGGGTCACGAGATGACCGGACGCATTGTCGCGCTCGGAGAAAGCGTGGGTGCCGACGCGAAAGACGGCGTGATTCGGGACGCCGCCGATCAGCCGCTGGCCATCGGCGACCGCATCGTGTGGGCCTACCCGTGGTGCGGCAAGTGCTACTACTGCACCATCGCGCGGCAGCCGACGTTGTGCCCCAACGCGCGCATGAACGGCTGGCGCAGCGCGGAGAAGTATCCCTACCTGTGCGGAGGCTTCGCCGACTATTGCTACGTGCTGCCCGACTGCCGCCCGGTGAAAGCGCCGACGGACATGGACGCCGCAGTGGTGTCGTCGGCGACCTGCGCGCTACGCACGGTGATGCACGCCTTCGAGCGGCTCGATCAATACGGCGGCATCGGCGTGCAACCCTCCATCGCCGTGCTGGGCACGGGTCCGGTGGGTCTGTACTCGGTGGCGGCGGCGCTCGTTGCCGGCGCTTCGCAGGTGATCTCCATCGGCGCGCCCGAGCGTCGCGTGGAGCTGGCGAAGAAGTGGGGCGCGGCGCACGTCATCAACATTGACGACATGAAGGACGGGCGCGAGCGCATCGACACCGTGAAGAAGCTCACCGGCGGACGCGGCGCCGACATCGTCATCGAAGCCGCCGGACCTCCCAGCGCATTTGAGGAGGGCCTCGAAATGGTCCGGCGCGGCGGGCGGTTTCTGGTGATCGGCACCACGGCCACGCGCAACGTGCAGATCTCACCGCGCCGCATCAACAAGGACATGGTCGAGATCATCGGCGTCATCTCCGCACACGTTGGCCACTTCCATAAGGCCATGCAGTTTTTGCAATCGAACCGCGCGCGCTTCGACTTCTCCGAGATGATCTCGAACCGCTACGCGCTGAAGGATGTGAACGACGCGCTCGAGAATATGGCCGCGCTGCGCGAGATCAAGCCCGCGATCATTCCATCGATGGGTTAG